The following is a genomic window from Chitinophaga caseinilytica.
CTTGACCTCGGGGTCGCCGATGCGGGTGAGCGAGTAGGCGAAGTTGAAACCGCCATTATATTTATATCGCTTGCGGTAGGTAGGACTGAAGATCGTTCCCCAACTGCCGTAGGAATAGATGTTGGCGCGGACGGTAAGGTCGAGGTACTCCCCCAGCCCGAAATAGTACCCGCCGTTTTCCAGGCCAAGCCCTTTTTGCAGGTTCACCACGTATTGCGGCGGCAGCAGACCGGTCCGCTGGCCGGAGCTGATCGGGAAAATCGCGAAGGGGATGAACAGCGGCGTCGGGATACCTTCGATCTCGAGGTTCGCCGGGCCGGACACGATCAGTTTATTCGGAATTACCTTGATTTTTTTAGCGCGGAACGCGAAGTGCGGCGTATCCAGGTTACAGGTGGTGTAACCGTTGCGGAAACCGAAAATGGTATTGTCGGGCTGCTTCTTCACTTTCTGGCTGGCCACGAAACCTTCGCCGTATTGCGCGCGGGTTTGGTAGATCATGGCTTTGCCGGTATTGAAGTTGTACTGCACGGAGTCCATCTCTGAACTGGTGGCCCCGTCGTTCAGCACGGCTTTATCTTTGGGTTTGCCGGCCGTATCGATCCCCATCCTGGAGGTGAGGATGCCGGTGGCCTGGTTGAAATCCATCGTGCTCCCCGTCAGTTGGGTGTTCTCATATTTCACATCGGCCTTATTATATAGGCGGAACTCCTTTTTCTTTACGTACATGACGATGGAGTCTTCCGCTTTATAGTTCACGGGCGCGGTGAGGCTGTCTTTGGAAAGCTTGATGCCCACGGTGTCTGTCGCTACCCTGGACGAGTCCAGGTTGGCGGAGTCGGCGACGGCTGGTGGAACGGAATCGCGCGCGGGCACGGGGCGCGGGCGCGAGGTATCGCGGGAAAGGGAATCCCTGTTCGGGAAAGTCACCGCGTGGGGCCGGGGAACGGTGTCTGTGAAAATTTTGTTAAAGTGGATCGGCTGAAACGCAGCAGCGAAGCCTATTTCGTCTTTCAGCAAGGACCAGCCCGCGAATAAAAGTACCGTCAGCGGCAGGAACCGCCGCCTTAAAAAGTTTTTTAAATTATTTTTGCAGAAAGGGTCCATGTGTTAAGCGGGCACAAACCTACATGATTTTGCACAATTTATTAAATAGATCGTAAATAGAAAATGTAGGCAAGTGCAGCGGCAGGGAATGGACCCGTGACGAACGAATCGGACACAACCCATTAAAATACAGTATTGACATGCGCTGGAAAAGAGTTTTATTTTCAGGATTAGGCATAGGAATGCTCTATACCTTTTTCATTCAAGCAAAAATTACACCGGATTCCCGAAGTCCCGTGCAGGAAAAACCCATCCGCACCATCGTGGTGGACGCCGGCCACGGCGGTACCGACCATGGCGCCCGCGGGGGATATTCCAGTGAAAAGGACGTAACGCTCGCCGTTTCCCTCAAACTGGGCAAAGTACTCGAAGAAATGTTCCCGGACGTAAAGATCGTGTATACGCGGAAGGTGGACCGGTTCGACGATGTGAACCGCAAGGCCGCCATCGCCAACGAAGCCAAGGGCGACCTTTTTATTTCGATCCATTGCAATGCCGCGCCTGACATCAAGCGGGTAACAGGATACAAGACCCAGACTTACCGCGACAAAAAGAAGCGCAAGCGTACGCGCCAGGTGCCTATCTATCAATCGTACCCCAATCCTGCCAAGGGAACGGAAACGTATATCTGGGCCACGAGCAAGAATAATGCGAAGTCGGAATCGCTCCGCAACAACTCCGTGATCGTGTTCGACGCCAATTCGGAGGAAACGCAGCAGTTGATGGATACCAAGGACCCGGAGACCATTATCATGCTCAATACCCTCCGCAACGCGTTTTTCGACCAGAGCCTCCGGCTGTCGAACCTCGTGGAAGATGAGTTCACCAACGCCGGGCGGATTTCCCGCGGGGCGCGCCAGCGGAACGAAAAGGGGATCCTGGTACTGCATGCCACCGCCATGCCCAGCGTGCTGGTGGAACTGGGCTTTATCAGCAACCCCGAAGAAGAGAACTACCTGAATTCCGCCGACGGCCAGAATGAAATGGCCCACTGCATCGCCAGGGCGGTAAAGAAATACAAGGAAGAACTGGAAAGGACGCATAAAGCCGGTGGCTCCGCCCGCCCGGCAGAAACACCCGCGCCCGCCCAACAGCATCCCGAACCGCTCCCGCCTGCAAAGGTGAACCCGGCCCAGGAGCCCCCCGCAGCATCTGCAGGGGCCTCCGCCGCTGCGGGCACCGATTTCCGGGTGCAGCTGCTCACCACCGAAAAAGTTTATACCTCCCGGTCCAGCCTCTTCAAAAACCTGAAAGGCGGCGTAGACCGCGAAACGCTCCGCCAGAAAGGGAAATCCATCAATAAATACATCTGGGGCAACTTCCGCACCGAAGCGGAAGCCAATGCCGCCCTCTACAAAGCCCGCAAAAACGGGTTCAAAGACGCCTTCGTGCTCACGTACAGGAACGGCGAACGAATCGACTGACCCCCTGTTTCCCCTACCCGGCTGGCCCGCCTTTTGCATTAATTCTGTTACCTACGACTGACGCACCATTGTTTTAACTATTTTTGCAAACGAACTAATTCTACCCGATGCTGAAAGTTAATAATGAAACGAAAGTAGGTATTCTGACCGTGATCGCCATCGTGCTGCTAGTGCTGGGGTTCAACATCCTGAAAGGCAGAAGCCTCTTCTCCACTAAAAAAACCATCTACGCCGTATATACGCAGGTGAATGGCCTGCAACCCTCCAATGCCGTTATGGTCAACGGCCTGGGGATCGGCACCGTCCAAAGCCTCGAAGTGATGGACAAACGCGCCGGCCGTATCCTGGTTACCCTGCAGATCAGTAAAAACATCGAAATCCCCAGGAATTCCGTGGCCCGCATCAGCGCAGACCTGCTCGGCACCCGGAAAGTAGAGATCGATTTCGGGAACACCGACGAATTCCTCAAAAACAAAGACACCATTTACGCAGCTGTAGACGGCTCCATCACCGATGCCCTCAAGGAACAGCTCAGCCCCCTCGTCAAGAAACTGGAAAGCACCCTCGGCGCCGTAGACACCCTGCTGCTCACCGTCAACTCCGTGTTCGACACCGCCACCAAACAAAACATCCGCCAGGCCGTAGCCGGCCTCAACGGCACCCTCGCCAACCTCAACAACGCTACCCGTAACATCAACGGCATGCTGGCAGACGGTGGCAAAATCGCCGGCACGTTCGATAACTTCAACGCCGTGTCCGCCAACCTGAAAAACAATAACGACAAGATATCCAACATACTCACCAACTTCGATAAAGCCTCCGGCGCCTTCGCCAACGGCCAGATCGATTCCACCCTCCACAACCTCCAGAGCACCATCGGCAGGCTGAACGAAGTGGCAGGCAAAATCAGCAGCACCGATGGTTCGCTGGGGCTGCTCATGAACGACCGGAAAGTCTATAACAACCTGCAGCATTCCCTCGGCAGCCTCAACAAACTGCTGGAAGACCTGCGGTACAACCCCTGGAGATACGTGCACCTGAGCGTTTTCGGAAGAAAGAACAAGGTAGTGACCATCCCCTCCGACACCGCAACCGTACAATGATTACCGCAACAATGTTCAAATATTCCATATACGGCCTCGTTCTGATCGGCGGAATAGGCGCTGCCGGCGCCTTGTCTGCCGGAAGCAACGCAATGCCCGCCCGGTCCCGCAACCCTTTCCAGGAAGATACCACCAAGGTCATCCGCCTCCATAACGCGGAACGGATGATCATCATCCAGACAGATTCCGCCGCCGAACAACGATTCGTAGGGAAAGTGGAGTTCCAACAGGGCACCAGCCGGCTGTATTGCGACAGCGCCATGCTCGATAAGAACAAGAACATCGTTTTCGCCTGGGGAAATGTACACATCAACCAGGCAGACAGCGTCCACACCTATTCCGACGCGCTCACCTATTTCGGGAACGACCGCAAAGCCATCCTCACCGGCAACGCGAAACTGACCGACAACAAGATCGTGCTCACTTCCCCCACCCTTCATTACGACCTCGCCACCAAAATCGGGACGTACGACAAGGGCGGCAAACTCGTGAACGAAACCACCGAGCTCACCAGCCGCGAGGGTATCTATTACGGTAGCACGAAAGACGTGTATTTCAAGAAGGAAGTAGTGGTGATCGACCCGGAATTCACGCTGGGAACGGATACCCTCATGTATAATACCGAAACGAAGATCGCGACGATCATGGCGCCGACCACCATCAACGACGGCAAAATGACCATGTACGTGACCGACGGATATTATAATACCGACCGCGGGTACGGCCAGTTCGGCCAGCGCCCCGTGATCGAAGACAGCACCAACACCTTCACCGCCAACGAGATACAGACCGACAAACAAACCGGTATCTCCATCGCCACGGGCAACATGATCTGGCGCGACACCGCCCAGAAAATCGCCGTGCTGGCCAATTACGGCATCATCAACCAGCAACAGAAATCGGTACTGGCCACGCAAAAGCCCGTTACCCTCATCGAAGGCAAAACGGACACCCTGTTCGTAGCAGGCGATACCCTGTTTTCCGGCGTACTGCCGCGGTTGGTAGACAGCAGCATCGTATTGCAGGATAAAAAAGCGAATGGGAATGACAGCCTCGCGGCGAAGCAGGACACCACGGAAAAGCGATTCATCATCGCCTACCATCACGTCCGCATCTTCTCCGATTCGCTGCAAGGCGTGGCCGACAGCCTGTATTATTCCGGCGCGGACTCCATTTTCCGCCTCTACCGCGACCCCGTGTTGTGGGCCAACAGCAACCAGCTCATCGGCGATACCATCTTCCTGTTCACTAAAAACCGGAAGGCAGACCGCCTCCTGCTCGATCAGAACGCCATGATCATCAACGAAGTGGGGCCCGATATGTTCAACCAGATCAAAGGGAATACCATCCTGGGGTATTTCGGGGAAGAGAAACTGGATTCCATGTACGTGAACGGCAACTCGGAAAATGTATATTACGTGCAGGACGACGACAGCGCATTCATATCCGTGAATAAACTCCAGACCGCCAACACCCGCGTGTATTTCGAGAAAGGCGAACTGGAAAGGATCGTGTTCGTGAAACAACCGGAAGGGACGATGTACCCCCTTTCCAAAATCCCCGCGGAAGAGAAAAAACTCAAAGGATTCCGCTGGGAGATCGGCCGCAGGCCGAAAACCAAGTACGAACTGCTCGGGCAGTAATTCCTCACCTAAAAAATTATCATGCAGCTTTTCTCCATCAAAGAACGCTTACTATCTCCTATCTGGCAATTTCTGCACGACAGTCGCGCCGTCGGCATCGTGCTCATTATCTGCACAGTATTGTCCATGATCGTAGCGAACTCCGGATGGGGCCCTGCATACATCGATTTCTTCACCCACCTGTTCCAGCCGCAGGGCGGGCATCATATGGAATGGAACGGGCTGCACCTCCCCAATTCCTGGCTGCTCTGGATCAACGACGGGTTCATGGTGCTGTTCTTCTTCCTGGTGGGGATGGAAATCAAAAGGGAACTGACGACGGGCGAGCTGGCTTCCATCCGCAAATCGATGCTGCCGGTACTGGCCGCCGTTGGCGGGATGGTGGTGCCCGCGCTCATTTATGTCCTCTTCAACGCCAACACCGATTATCATCAAGGATGGGGCATCCCCATGGCTACGGACATCGCGTTTTCGCTCGGGGTGCTTTCCCTGCTGGGGAGCCGCGTACCGCTGCCGCTGAAGATCTTCCTCACCGCCCTCGCCATCATCGACGACCTCGG
Proteins encoded in this region:
- a CDS encoding N-acetylmuramoyl-L-alanine amidase is translated as MQEKPIRTIVVDAGHGGTDHGARGGYSSEKDVTLAVSLKLGKVLEEMFPDVKIVYTRKVDRFDDVNRKAAIANEAKGDLFISIHCNAAPDIKRVTGYKTQTYRDKKKRKRTRQVPIYQSYPNPAKGTETYIWATSKNNAKSESLRNNSVIVFDANSEETQQLMDTKDPETIIMLNTLRNAFFDQSLRLSNLVEDEFTNAGRISRGARQRNEKGILVLHATAMPSVLVELGFISNPEEENYLNSADGQNEMAHCIARAVKKYKEELERTHKAGGSARPAETPAPAQQHPEPLPPAKVNPAQEPPAASAGASAAAGTDFRVQLLTTEKVYTSRSSLFKNLKGGVDRETLRQKGKSINKYIWGNFRTEAEANAALYKARKNGFKDAFVLTYRNGERID
- a CDS encoding MlaD family protein; its protein translation is MLKVNNETKVGILTVIAIVLLVLGFNILKGRSLFSTKKTIYAVYTQVNGLQPSNAVMVNGLGIGTVQSLEVMDKRAGRILVTLQISKNIEIPRNSVARISADLLGTRKVEIDFGNTDEFLKNKDTIYAAVDGSITDALKEQLSPLVKKLESTLGAVDTLLLTVNSVFDTATKQNIRQAVAGLNGTLANLNNATRNINGMLADGGKIAGTFDNFNAVSANLKNNNDKISNILTNFDKASGAFANGQIDSTLHNLQSTIGRLNEVAGKISSTDGSLGLLMNDRKVYNNLQHSLGSLNKLLEDLRYNPWRYVHLSVFGRKNKVVTIPSDTATVQ
- a CDS encoding OstA-like protein, producing MITATMFKYSIYGLVLIGGIGAAGALSAGSNAMPARSRNPFQEDTTKVIRLHNAERMIIIQTDSAAEQRFVGKVEFQQGTSRLYCDSAMLDKNKNIVFAWGNVHINQADSVHTYSDALTYFGNDRKAILTGNAKLTDNKIVLTSPTLHYDLATKIGTYDKGGKLVNETTELTSREGIYYGSTKDVYFKKEVVVIDPEFTLGTDTLMYNTETKIATIMAPTTINDGKMTMYVTDGYYNTDRGYGQFGQRPVIEDSTNTFTANEIQTDKQTGISIATGNMIWRDTAQKIAVLANYGIINQQQKSVLATQKPVTLIEGKTDTLFVAGDTLFSGVLPRLVDSSIVLQDKKANGNDSLAAKQDTTEKRFIIAYHHVRIFSDSLQGVADSLYYSGADSIFRLYRDPVLWANSNQLIGDTIFLFTKNRKADRLLLDQNAMIINEVGPDMFNQIKGNTILGYFGEEKLDSMYVNGNSENVYYVQDDDSAFISVNKLQTANTRVYFEKGELERIVFVKQPEGTMYPLSKIPAEEKKLKGFRWEIGRRPKTKYELLGQ